One genomic window of Pseudanabaenaceae cyanobacterium SKYG29 includes the following:
- a CDS encoding DUF1565 domain-containing protein codes for MRSIGYFVLVTVALPWAVQANPVIYVAPSGQDSPSSGTETQPFRTITAALRTNPTPGVVIQLAPGNYTADSGETFPLQLPRGVVLRGNEQGKGQGVVISGGGFFVSPTFARQNVAILANDNAQIRGITLVNNAKRGYGVWVESAQNVAIVNNTFTDTAHDGVFLTGKASANILGNVFTKNRASGLSAVGESTGEIRENIFEDTGFGLSVGQKSAVTIVNNRIINNRAGIVLSNLATPKIRGNLIANSREDGLVILKDRSGQPNPDLGTAADPGGNVFQNNRQRDINNASGVTLSAFGNQLDPQKVLNVSLSGTLAPTPSPSVPLVVERPSAPPQALPPTAPAVRPPSSSAGGVFRFRVFVPIESADRTAQLRRLVPDAFVTMRNGRRVFQVGAYRDRSEADAQAQRLREAGFISTIEGS; via the coding sequence ATGCGTTCTATCGGCTACTTTGTCCTGGTAACAGTTGCTCTCCCTTGGGCAGTGCAGGCAAATCCTGTGATTTATGTCGCCCCCAGCGGTCAGGACTCTCCCAGTAGTGGTACGGAAACCCAGCCCTTCCGCACAATTACAGCAGCTCTCCGCACTAACCCTACTCCTGGCGTAGTCATTCAATTGGCACCAGGTAACTACACAGCGGACAGTGGGGAAACCTTTCCGTTACAGTTGCCTAGGGGGGTGGTTCTGCGGGGCAATGAGCAAGGCAAAGGACAAGGGGTAGTTATTTCTGGGGGCGGTTTTTTCGTCAGTCCTACTTTTGCCCGCCAAAATGTAGCTATTCTCGCTAACGACAACGCCCAAATCCGTGGTATTACCCTTGTCAACAATGCCAAACGGGGCTACGGTGTGTGGGTGGAATCTGCCCAAAATGTTGCCATTGTCAACAACACCTTCACTGATACTGCCCACGATGGGGTATTTCTCACTGGCAAAGCTAGTGCCAATATCCTAGGCAATGTATTCACCAAGAACCGCGCTAGTGGGCTATCGGCTGTGGGGGAAAGTACGGGGGAAATCCGCGAAAATATTTTTGAGGATACGGGGTTTGGTCTATCGGTGGGGCAAAAATCGGCGGTCACGATCGTGAACAATCGTATTATTAACAACCGTGCTGGTATTGTCCTGTCTAACCTGGCTACGCCTAAGATCAGGGGCAATTTGATTGCTAACAGTCGGGAGGATGGCCTAGTCATTCTCAAGGACCGCAGTGGTCAACCTAACCCCGACCTCGGTACTGCTGCTGATCCGGGGGGGAATGTGTTTCAAAATAACCGCCAAAGGGACATCAACAATGCTTCGGGCGTAACTCTCAGTGCTTTCGGCAATCAGCTCGACCCCCAAAAAGTCCTGAATGTAAGTTTGAGTGGTACCCTAGCTCCCACACCCAGTCCCTCTGTGCCGCTAGTGGTTGAACGTCCTTCTGCACCTCCCCAAGCCCTGCCCCCTACTGCTCCTGCGGTGCGACCACCCTCTAGCTCTGCAGGCGGTGTTTTTAGGTTTAGGGTGTTTGTCCCGATCGAGTCGGCAGACCGTACCGCCCAACTGCGTCGCCTGGTGCCCGATGCTTTTGTGACCATGCGCAATGGCAGAAGGGTGTTCCAGGTAGGAGCCTACCGCGATCGTTCCGAAGCAGATGCCCAAGCCCAAAGACTAAGGGAAGCAGGATTTATTAGCACGATCGAGGGGAGCTAG
- a CDS encoding NHLP bacteriocin export ABC transporter permease/ATPase subunit: MNKTVAGVGIRLKLYELRAVTEPVQVTAGSVSVYLQKWQNGQPIGRRQYLFSAQVGEIIWSGSSESDYQFWVEAETEAELSTLGDTLPLEAVDKWIHNLGTYLASFNPPPVITLYCDQEEHFTLLKGQKLRPQKGLVRLVQVSKGEVKWQGDLAFVLLPGSGWLPLGEGMWIEAVAPNNLVKVEVEVTSLDRLRPAEVRRSLDYLLAYFWRYVAHQGELQAQAELARLQARAQLNQQLLEKANAELVAILEPKETEAVQEGSPLLVVMGAVGRAMGIKISPPASSENLKRVKELEAIARASRVRVRQVLLRDKWWLEDAGPLVGFVLPDRTPVALLRDKGYYELLDPTDLKRQVVDSRVNARLDSQAYMLYRPLPQKLRSGLDLLKFGFRGQIKDIILIVVLGITITLLGMVTPQATGLLIDSAIPDADRGLLLQIGLAPIAATFGSAIFQWSRGMIQMRVETLADSVTQAAVWDKLLTLGIPFFRRYATGDLENRVSAIGEIRKRLGGNTIETLFTSFFSLLNLGLLFYYSPPLALIALLIAVVLVIFATVTGVIILRNERPLQELRANIFGTVVQLINGITKLKIAGAEERAFKYWTEQYSRQQRLVLQQQSLQDLIQLFTAILPILSSGLIFTVAVLLLSKGGETPSLTTGKFLAFNTAFGTFLDGAAQLSNTLTDVLDVVTLWERGYPIISTSPELPPNATDPGVLRGQIQASHLCFRYRPDGPLILDDVSFYAEPGEFIAFVGPSGSGKSTTLRLLLGFEQPESGSIFYDGQELSGLDIYAVRRQIGTVLQNGRIMSASIFENIAAGAVITMEEAWQAVRMAGMENDIKQMPMGLHTIISEGGTNLSGGQRQRLLIARALVLKPSIIYFDEATSALDNRTQSIISKSLDELQVTRIVIAHRLSTIRHADRIYVMEAGRIVQVGNFEQLQSEPGLFARLIARQLA, from the coding sequence ATGAATAAGACTGTAGCAGGGGTGGGAATAAGGCTAAAGCTCTACGAGCTACGGGCAGTTACAGAACCAGTGCAAGTAACAGCAGGCAGCGTATCAGTTTATCTACAAAAGTGGCAAAACGGACAACCGATCGGGCGGCGGCAGTACCTATTTAGCGCCCAGGTGGGGGAAATTATCTGGAGTGGCAGCAGTGAAAGTGACTATCAGTTTTGGGTGGAGGCGGAGACGGAAGCAGAATTGAGTACCTTGGGGGACACCCTACCCCTAGAGGCAGTAGATAAGTGGATACACAACCTGGGTACCTATTTAGCTAGCTTCAATCCACCCCCTGTGATTACCCTCTACTGTGACCAGGAAGAGCATTTTACTCTCCTCAAGGGGCAGAAACTGCGTCCGCAGAAGGGTTTAGTGCGGCTAGTACAGGTGAGCAAGGGGGAGGTGAAGTGGCAGGGGGATTTAGCGTTTGTCCTGCTGCCAGGGAGTGGTTGGTTGCCCCTAGGGGAAGGGATGTGGATTGAGGCAGTTGCCCCTAATAACTTGGTTAAGGTAGAGGTGGAAGTTACCAGTCTCGATCGTCTTCGTCCGGCGGAGGTACGGCGGAGTTTAGACTATTTGTTAGCGTACTTTTGGCGCTATGTTGCCCACCAGGGGGAATTACAGGCACAGGCAGAACTTGCCCGTCTGCAGGCTAGGGCACAGTTGAATCAGCAACTCCTGGAAAAGGCTAACGCCGAGCTGGTTGCCATCCTCGAACCCAAGGAGACAGAAGCCGTACAGGAAGGTTCCCCTTTGTTGGTAGTGATGGGGGCAGTGGGGCGGGCAATGGGGATCAAGATTTCGCCGCCGGCTTCCTCGGAAAACTTAAAGAGGGTTAAGGAGCTAGAGGCGATTGCCAGGGCATCGCGGGTGAGGGTTAGGCAGGTTTTACTCAGGGACAAGTGGTGGCTGGAGGATGCCGGACCTTTGGTGGGATTTGTGTTACCGGATCGCACGCCTGTGGCACTCCTGCGGGACAAGGGTTACTACGAATTGCTAGACCCCACAGACTTAAAACGCCAGGTAGTAGACAGTCGGGTTAACGCTCGCCTGGATAGCCAGGCCTACATGCTCTATCGTCCTCTACCGCAAAAGTTACGATCGGGGCTGGACCTGCTCAAATTTGGCTTCCGTGGGCAAATTAAGGACATTATTTTAATTGTGGTCTTGGGCATCACAATCACGCTGTTGGGGATGGTGACTCCCCAGGCAACGGGCTTGTTGATTGATAGTGCCATTCCCGATGCCGATCGGGGTTTGCTGTTACAGATTGGTTTAGCCCCCATTGCTGCTACCTTCGGCAGTGCGATTTTTCAGTGGAGCCGCGGGATGATTCAAATGCGGGTAGAAACCCTGGCAGACAGTGTAACCCAGGCAGCAGTGTGGGACAAGCTCTTGACCCTGGGAATTCCCTTCTTCCGCCGCTACGCCACAGGGGACTTGGAAAATCGCGTGTCAGCGATCGGGGAAATTCGCAAACGGTTGGGTGGAAACACGATCGAGACTCTTTTTACCAGTTTCTTCTCTTTACTGAACCTTGGTCTGTTGTTCTACTATAGCCCGCCCCTGGCGCTAATAGCTTTATTGATTGCTGTAGTGCTGGTGATTTTTGCTACAGTCACGGGGGTAATTATTCTACGCAATGAACGACCATTACAGGAATTGCGGGCAAACATTTTTGGTACGGTAGTGCAGTTAATTAACGGTATCACCAAATTAAAAATTGCTGGGGCAGAGGAGCGCGCCTTCAAGTACTGGACAGAGCAATATAGTCGTCAACAGCGCTTGGTCTTGCAACAACAAAGCCTGCAGGATTTGATTCAGTTATTCACAGCCATTTTACCGATTCTTTCTTCAGGCTTAATTTTTACAGTGGCGGTTTTACTACTGAGCAAGGGAGGGGAAACTCCCAGTCTGACTACAGGCAAGTTTTTGGCTTTCAATACTGCCTTTGGCACCTTCCTAGACGGGGCAGCTCAGTTGAGCAACACTCTGACCGATGTCTTGGATGTTGTCACGCTGTGGGAACGGGGTTATCCCATTATCAGTACATCACCCGAACTCCCGCCCAATGCTACAGACCCAGGGGTACTGCGGGGGCAGATTCAAGCTTCTCACCTCTGTTTCCGTTACCGTCCGGATGGACCGCTTATCCTGGACGATGTCAGTTTCTACGCTGAGCCAGGAGAATTTATTGCCTTTGTGGGACCATCGGGGAGCGGCAAATCCACTACTTTGCGGCTATTGTTGGGCTTTGAACAGCCGGAGTCGGGGTCAATTTTCTATGATGGTCAGGAGTTATCGGGTTTAGACATTTATGCAGTCCGTCGCCAAATTGGAACAGTCTTGCAAAACGGACGCATTATGTCTGCTTCCATTTTTGAGAATATTGCAGCGGGAGCAGTAATCACGATGGAAGAGGCATGGCAGGCAGTGCGCATGGCGGGGATGGAAAACGACATCAAGCAAATGCCTATGGGTCTGCACACGATTATTAGCGAGGGGGGCACTAACCTCTCAGGGGGACAACGGCAAAGATTACTCATTGCCAGGGCTTTGGTACTAAAACCCTCGATCATTTATTTTGATGAAGCCACCAGCGCCCTCGACAACCGCACCCAGAGTATTATCAGCAAGAGCTTGGATGAACTGCAGGTTACCCGTATCGTCATTGCCCACCGTCTCAGTACCATTCGCCATGCCGATCGGATTTACGTGATGGAAGCAGGGCGGATAGTCCAGGTGGGAAATTTCGAGCAGTTGCAGTCCGAACCTGGTCTGTTTGCCCGCTTGATTGCCCGCCAGTTGGCTTAA
- a CDS encoding NHLP family bacteriocin export ABC transporter peptidase/permease/ATPase subunit yields the protein MTTATPTKKKVKTPRPVRTPVVLQMEAVECGAASLGIILSYYGRIVPLPELRRACGVSRDGSKASNVIKAAEFYGMKAQGFKKQLESLRELPPPYIIFWHFNHFLVVEGIKGDRVFLNDPAQGRRTVSWEEFDEGFTGVVLVMTPGENFVKGGVRPTIWRGLWRRLQPSLLPLFYCIVAGFLLVLPQLAIPVFSKVFVDNILIDGRTDWLRPLLLGMGLTLLLRLFIRGLQLLYLRRLKVKMAVEMSGKFLWHVLHLPVSFYAQRFAGEISARVPLNDNVAAALSGNLTTTVIDLVLAVIYAGVMFAYNVPLTIVGVTFALINIAALQLVARSRVEANMQLALAHGKVDGVGISGLMSIETIKASGLESDFFSRWAGYYAKAINIQNKLGILNQRLGVLPSLLQSTANTSVLLFGGLQVMDGKLSIGDLVAFQSLLSSFLDPVNNLVSFGNTLQDLEGDLSRLDDVLQNPTDARPVVTEVAGKVARLQGYVELRNVTFGYSRVSPPIIENFNLSLKPGQRVALVGASGSGKSTVAKLVAGLYEPWSGEVLFDGVPRSEIPHYVLTNSLSMVEQEVFLFSGTIKDNLTLWDKTIPTADIVQALEDAVIYETVRMVPGGLDGELLEGGVNLSGGQRQRLEIARALVTNPSILILDEATSALDTESEFQIVQNLRRRQCTCVVVAHRLSTIRDCDEIIVFDRGKIAQRGTHEELIAVPGVYRDLLASEEQGEDE from the coding sequence ATGACGACAGCCACACCAACGAAAAAAAAGGTAAAAACGCCTCGTCCCGTCCGTACCCCCGTTGTACTGCAGATGGAAGCAGTGGAATGTGGGGCAGCTTCCCTAGGGATTATATTGTCCTACTATGGCAGGATTGTGCCCTTGCCGGAGTTACGCCGTGCCTGTGGGGTATCGCGGGATGGCAGTAAAGCCTCGAATGTGATCAAGGCAGCGGAATTTTATGGCATGAAAGCCCAGGGGTTCAAAAAGCAACTGGAATCCCTGCGGGAGTTGCCGCCCCCTTACATTATTTTCTGGCATTTTAACCATTTTCTGGTAGTAGAAGGGATCAAAGGGGACAGGGTTTTTCTCAATGACCCCGCCCAGGGGCGACGCACAGTCAGTTGGGAGGAGTTTGACGAAGGATTTACTGGTGTAGTCCTAGTGATGACCCCAGGGGAAAATTTCGTCAAGGGGGGAGTACGTCCCACAATATGGCGGGGGCTATGGCGACGCTTACAGCCTTCCCTGTTACCCCTGTTTTATTGTATTGTGGCGGGCTTCTTGCTAGTGTTGCCCCAGTTGGCCATCCCTGTCTTTAGCAAGGTGTTTGTGGACAACATTCTGATTGACGGCAGGACGGACTGGCTACGTCCCCTCTTGCTGGGGATGGGGCTAACGCTACTATTGCGTCTGTTCATTCGGGGGCTACAACTACTCTACCTGCGGCGCTTGAAAGTCAAAATGGCGGTAGAAATGTCAGGGAAGTTCCTCTGGCACGTCTTGCATTTACCAGTGAGTTTCTATGCCCAGCGCTTTGCCGGCGAAATTAGTGCCCGCGTTCCCCTCAATGACAATGTGGCGGCAGCTCTATCTGGTAATTTGACTACTACAGTAATAGACCTGGTACTGGCAGTCATCTATGCTGGGGTGATGTTTGCCTACAACGTGCCCTTGACGATCGTGGGGGTCACCTTTGCTCTCATCAACATTGCCGCGTTACAACTAGTTGCCCGCAGTCGGGTAGAAGCAAATATGCAGTTGGCTCTAGCTCACGGCAAGGTGGATGGCGTGGGGATCAGTGGGTTGATGAGTATTGAGACGATCAAGGCATCTGGGCTGGAGTCGGACTTCTTCAGCCGTTGGGCGGGGTACTACGCTAAAGCCATCAATATTCAAAATAAGCTGGGTATCTTGAATCAGCGGCTGGGGGTCTTGCCTTCTTTGTTGCAATCGACGGCAAATACCTCTGTGCTGCTGTTTGGCGGTTTACAGGTGATGGACGGCAAGCTGAGTATTGGGGATTTGGTGGCATTTCAAAGTTTGTTATCCAGCTTTTTAGACCCCGTGAACAACTTGGTGAGTTTTGGCAACACGCTGCAGGACTTGGAGGGGGACTTAAGTCGCCTGGATGATGTACTCCAAAACCCAACGGATGCTCGCCCGGTGGTAACAGAGGTAGCAGGCAAAGTGGCACGGTTACAGGGCTATGTGGAGTTGCGCAATGTTACCTTTGGCTACAGTCGTGTCAGCCCCCCCATCATTGAAAACTTTAACCTCTCTCTCAAACCAGGGCAAAGGGTGGCGTTGGTGGGAGCGAGTGGGTCGGGTAAATCGACGGTGGCGAAATTGGTGGCGGGGTTGTATGAGCCTTGGTCAGGGGAGGTGTTGTTTGATGGTGTCCCCCGATCGGAAATTCCCCACTATGTGCTGACTAACTCCCTTTCCATGGTGGAGCAAGAGGTATTTTTGTTTAGTGGCACTATCAAGGACAACCTGACGCTCTGGGATAAAACAATTCCCACAGCAGATATTGTGCAGGCGTTAGAGGATGCGGTGATTTATGAAACGGTGCGGATGGTGCCCGGCGGTTTAGATGGAGAGTTGTTGGAGGGGGGTGTAAATCTCAGCGGGGGGCAGCGGCAGCGCTTAGAGATTGCTAGGGCATTGGTGACCAATCCTTCCATTCTAATTTTGGATGAAGCGACCAGTGCCCTGGATACGGAGTCAGAATTTCAAATTGTGCAAAACCTGCGCCGTCGCCAATGTACCTGTGTTGTAGTTGCCCACCGTTTGAGTACGATTCGGGATTGTGATGAGATTATCGTATTCGATCGGGGCAAGATTGCCCAGCGGGGTACCCATGAGGAGTTGATTGCAGTGCCAGGTGTCTATCGAGACTTACTTGCTAGTGAGGAGCAGGGAGAAGATGAATAA
- a CDS encoding NHLP bacteriocin system secretion protein, whose amino-acid sequence MSGSIFRKESIERLASPEKLDQLMQVVDPVGWVPLAAATVLVGGVGVWSVVGRIPITVTGQGVFIYPRQVQALTAAGNGKVLEVLIKEGAEVKRGDPIARLDLQEVSKQLQQQKMRLEELERQDRQAKELQALRQDLEINSIEQQRASIRQRIANIEASLPIIREKTLNVIRQEREELQVQRQRIAALLPDIDRRLEARRRLFDRKEVDAEGREVKAPVITEDVLLQANQERLDILTRIANIDTRLKDLEAREATAQKEFRDNTNSLLELQAQLRELDNRLANLRQQALEAENARKNQIMEVKSSIAQLELQLSNNSLIRAVEQGRVLELTVSPGQVVQPGMRLGTIETRGQAGQELQTVSYFPVEDGKRIEQQRQRLKAQNQSLKAQVTPSTVKRERFGGIKGKVIKVSTFPVTREAASSVIGNPEVVETIAPRRAQIEVTIELEKGDTPSGYAWSSSKGPEGKITPGTTASVRVIVEEVPPITFVLPFLRTFFGLS is encoded by the coding sequence ATGAGTGGCTCCATTTTTCGCAAGGAATCGATCGAGCGCTTAGCTTCCCCGGAAAAACTAGACCAGTTGATGCAGGTGGTAGACCCAGTAGGGTGGGTGCCCTTGGCGGCAGCGACGGTATTGGTGGGGGGAGTGGGGGTATGGAGTGTGGTGGGACGCATTCCCATCACCGTAACGGGACAGGGGGTGTTTATCTATCCCCGCCAGGTGCAAGCTTTGACAGCGGCAGGAAATGGCAAGGTATTGGAGGTATTAATTAAGGAGGGAGCGGAGGTAAAACGGGGTGACCCCATTGCCCGCCTGGATTTGCAGGAAGTATCCAAGCAATTACAGCAGCAAAAAATGCGCCTAGAGGAGCTGGAGCGGCAAGACCGCCAAGCCAAGGAATTACAAGCATTACGCCAGGATTTAGAAATCAACTCCATTGAGCAACAGCGCGCCAGCATCCGCCAGCGGATTGCCAATATCGAAGCCTCATTGCCAATTATTCGAGAGAAGACCCTCAATGTGATTCGCCAGGAACGGGAGGAATTGCAGGTGCAGCGGCAACGAATAGCTGCTCTCTTGCCGGACATAGATAGGCGTTTAGAAGCGCGGCGGCGGTTGTTTGACCGCAAGGAGGTGGATGCGGAGGGCAGGGAGGTAAAGGCACCAGTAATTACAGAGGATGTGCTCCTGCAGGCAAATCAGGAAAGGTTAGACATACTGACCCGTATTGCCAACATTGACACCAGATTGAAGGATTTAGAAGCCAGGGAAGCCACAGCGCAAAAGGAATTCCGCGATAATACCAATAGTCTCCTCGAGTTGCAGGCACAGCTACGGGAGTTGGACAATCGCCTAGCAAACTTGCGCCAACAAGCCCTGGAGGCAGAAAACGCCCGTAAAAACCAAATTATGGAAGTAAAAAGCAGTATTGCCCAGTTGGAGCTGCAGTTGAGTAACAATTCTCTCATTCGGGCAGTGGAACAGGGCAGAGTGTTGGAGTTGACCGTTAGCCCAGGGCAGGTGGTACAGCCAGGTATGCGCCTGGGCACGATCGAGACGCGGGGGCAGGCAGGGCAGGAATTGCAAACTGTCAGTTATTTCCCAGTGGAGGATGGCAAACGGATTGAACAACAACGACAGAGACTGAAAGCGCAAAACCAATCCCTCAAAGCCCAAGTTACCCCCAGTACGGTTAAACGGGAGCGGTTCGGGGGCATCAAGGGCAAAGTCATCAAGGTTTCTACTTTCCCTGTCACACGGGAGGCAGCCAGTAGTGTCATTGGTAATCCAGAGGTAGTAGAAACGATCGCGCCGCGGCGCGCACAGATTGAGGTGACGATCGAGTTGGAAAAAGGTGATACCCCTAGCGGTTATGCCTGGTCTTCCTCCAAGGGACCGGAGGGGAAAATTACCCCTGGTACCACCGCTTCCGTGCGGGTGATTGTGGAGGAAGTGCCCCCAATTACTTTTGTTTTACCGTTCCTGCGTACTTTCTTTGGTCTAAGCTAA
- a CDS encoding cyclic nucleotide-binding domain-containing protein, protein MSAVLLQALTSQEIDWIKAEGNQTTVTHGANLVQQGEVLDQIHIILDGSIALKVKQADKENVLAQALDILSGDAKELYRFDPGEIIGDVPLAQPQPALGDCQAVEDSLVLTIPRQSIEAKVSEDEEFGAHFYQAMAMLLAERWHRLITEAEGRISEGQFNRDSLFIFSQFDDRDLDWLVARGQVNTLAEGELLLQAGKPVEHLVILLEGKFQVFVPEEENVLLQAFSTIGGSSTANLGKVIGTAQEGDLLGEMAVIDGRPADVSVLSQEGGSVLLVPRSALQVKLQQDAGFACRFYRAVAFLLSDRLRSLISRIGFGRRTYGDVVDENLLQEETLSPDLSEGLYLAGARFHWLLQQIRNQGQV, encoded by the coding sequence GTGTCAGCTGTGTTACTGCAAGCCCTCACTAGCCAAGAAATTGACTGGATCAAGGCAGAGGGGAACCAGACTACTGTAACTCATGGCGCTAACCTGGTACAACAGGGAGAGGTTCTAGACCAGATCCACATTATCCTTGATGGCAGTATCGCCCTCAAAGTCAAGCAGGCAGATAAAGAAAATGTACTAGCACAAGCTCTGGATATTTTGAGCGGTGATGCCAAGGAGTTATATCGCTTTGACCCAGGGGAAATTATTGGCGACGTGCCTCTAGCTCAGCCCCAGCCAGCTTTAGGGGACTGTCAGGCAGTTGAAGACTCTTTAGTACTGACGATTCCGCGGCAGAGTATCGAAGCCAAAGTAAGTGAAGATGAAGAGTTTGGCGCTCATTTCTATCAGGCAATGGCAATGCTGTTGGCGGAACGCTGGCATCGCTTGATTACGGAAGCAGAAGGGCGCATCAGTGAAGGGCAGTTTAATCGTGATTCCCTGTTCATCTTTAGTCAGTTTGATGACCGCGATTTAGACTGGCTTGTGGCACGGGGGCAGGTCAACACCCTAGCGGAAGGGGAGTTATTACTGCAGGCGGGGAAACCAGTAGAGCATTTGGTTATTCTCCTGGAAGGGAAGTTTCAGGTGTTTGTGCCAGAGGAAGAAAATGTGCTGCTGCAGGCATTTAGCACGATCGGGGGTTCTTCAACTGCGAATTTAGGCAAAGTGATTGGCACAGCCCAGGAGGGAGACCTACTAGGGGAAATGGCGGTGATCGACGGTCGTCCTGCCGATGTCAGTGTCCTCAGTCAGGAAGGGGGGTCAGTGTTGTTGGTGCCCCGCTCGGCTTTGCAGGTAAAATTGCAGCAGGATGCGGGGTTTGCCTGTCGCTTCTATCGCGCAGTGGCGTTTTTGCTATCCGATCGGTTGCGGTCTTTGATTAGTCGCATTGGCTTTGGTCGCCGCACCTATGGGGATGTAGTTGATGAAAATTTGTTACAAGAGGAAACCCTCAGTCCCGATCTGTCGGAAGGTTTATATCTAGCGGGGGCGAGGTTCCACTGGCTACTGCAACAGATTCGTAACCAAGGTCAGGTATGA
- a CDS encoding response regulator, whose protein sequence is MEKVLIVDNDVDSLDALERVLRKEFKVFRAGNGFEAIHVLDREGEMALVISELSMPVVDGVEFLMGIMHAYPDTVRVVLTRSLDPDLLLAAVNDLKLFRYMVKPFNRDELLLVVRQGVESYRLAKGQKAYVPPTHIFQFPERQGDYLAIEIDERERRQQVEALVSSPFFQALAKSAVSEEEMTMGQRIRSPELDFLDDYQMPQVDFDLDLATSTGTDETRPQQEDETLFLIREFVASVQEEPTTALQTGETEIQVVAVEEEEIPLDKIEAVFEQLVEEETTPQSQEEDTALLIQEFVSQVAPKSKAGKDNTESPDTCRQAPAPSLPKQNPWPEPGSPGVTEDEQLLEEIDTLIQKLEQEEKTKGKKEKITLKKTDNPLDSPEFRELQRQSNALIARIIRSWG, encoded by the coding sequence ATGGAAAAAGTTCTGATCGTTGACAATGATGTCGATAGCCTAGATGCCCTGGAACGGGTTCTACGCAAGGAGTTCAAGGTCTTCCGGGCAGGTAACGGGTTTGAAGCCATCCACGTCCTCGATCGGGAGGGGGAGATGGCGCTGGTGATTTCAGAACTGAGTATGCCTGTAGTGGATGGGGTGGAGTTCCTGATGGGGATTATGCACGCCTATCCTGATACAGTACGGGTAGTGCTGACCCGTAGCCTTGATCCAGACTTGCTCCTGGCGGCAGTAAACGATCTGAAACTATTTCGCTACATGGTTAAGCCCTTTAACCGTGATGAGTTGCTCTTGGTGGTGCGGCAAGGAGTGGAGTCGTATCGGCTAGCTAAGGGGCAAAAGGCCTATGTTCCCCCGACTCATATTTTCCAGTTCCCAGAACGGCAGGGAGATTACCTCGCTATCGAGATTGATGAACGGGAACGGCGACAGCAGGTGGAAGCTTTGGTATCCTCTCCCTTTTTTCAAGCCCTAGCTAAGTCTGCTGTCTCGGAGGAGGAGATGACCATGGGTCAGAGAATACGCTCGCCAGAGTTGGATTTTTTAGATGACTATCAAATGCCCCAGGTGGACTTTGATCTGGATTTGGCTACCTCAACTGGCACCGATGAAACCCGACCGCAGCAGGAAGATGAGACGTTGTTTTTGATTAGGGAATTTGTGGCTAGCGTTCAGGAAGAGCCGACTACTGCCCTGCAAACGGGGGAGACGGAAATTCAAGTGGTAGCGGTAGAAGAGGAAGAAATACCCCTAGACAAGATAGAGGCTGTCTTCGAGCAGCTTGTTGAGGAGGAAACAACTCCACAATCTCAGGAAGAGGATACTGCTCTATTAATCCAGGAGTTTGTCTCGCAAGTGGCGCCAAAGAGCAAAGCGGGCAAAGATAATACCGAAAGTCCTGATACTTGTAGACAGGCCCCTGCCCCATCGTTGCCAAAGCAAAATCCGTGGCCAGAACCAGGTTCGCCAGGGGTAACAGAGGATGAACAGCTCCTGGAAGAAATTGATACCCTAATTCAGAAACTAGAACAGGAAGAAAAGACCAAAGGGAAAAAAGAGAAAATTACCCTAAAAAAGACAGATAATCCCCTGGATTCTCCTGAATTTCGCGAATTACAGCGTCAGTCGAATGCTTTGATTGCCCGTATTATCCGATCGTGGGGTTGA
- a CDS encoding NHLP leader peptide family RiPP precursor gives MTKQIQSMAELFDLVQADANFKQQFIANPKAALAEVGMTVADNVEVNVLEETDKNVYFVIPPAEAAGTLNTEDDVIAQLIARAATDAALRSEMLADPKAVIARETGLVIPEEANVTVFEQTADKAYFVIPRATVQDGERELSAEELETVAGGGFWDFVKRVVRFSVNNCKQLWDIGKTVIGIFKGF, from the coding sequence ATGACTAAGCAAATTCAATCTATGGCTGAGCTGTTTGACCTGGTACAAGCTGATGCCAACTTCAAGCAGCAGTTTATTGCCAACCCCAAGGCAGCCCTGGCAGAAGTGGGTATGACCGTGGCAGACAACGTAGAAGTAAACGTACTAGAGGAAACTGACAAAAATGTCTACTTCGTTATTCCTCCTGCTGAGGCAGCTGGCACTCTCAACACCGAAGATGATGTCATTGCTCAATTGATTGCCCGTGCTGCTACTGATGCTGCTCTCCGCTCTGAGATGTTGGCTGATCCCAAGGCAGTAATTGCCCGTGAGACTGGTCTGGTAATTCCTGAAGAAGCTAACGTCACCGTATTTGAGCAAACTGCTGACAAGGCTTACTTCGTTATCCCCCGTGCTACCGTGCAAGATGGGGAGAGAGAACTCTCTGCTGAAGAACTGGAAACTGTAGCTGGTGGTGGTTTCTGGGACTTCGTTAAGAGAGTAGTCCGCTTCTCCGTCAACAACTGCAAGCAACTCTGGGATATCGGCAAGACTGTAATTGGCATCTTCAAAGGCTTCTAG